Proteins encoded by one window of Sorangium aterium:
- a CDS encoding cobalamin-dependent protein (Presence of a B(12) (cobalamin)-binding domain implies dependence on cobalamin itself, in one of its several forms, or in some unusual lineages, dependence on a cobalamin-like analog.) translates to MVTTERDRAADELVARRESLRDAALARLEAASVAPRAFGARGEREALSRCHVDLAAHIDALAAALRAAGAQQLCEYCAFTAVFLEAIGVPRRALSAALDALSESIGEQLDPALASVAQDALAAGRERLCASPLVTPAALAAIPEPPCAAGEAGSAAEAIERSAARIAPMSVALSFVRRPADALAADAKRALCLDDARRHVAQLAAAVDQESPELFSAYAEWAQTLLVQHGLDPAELAAYLRALDDVVALTLPERLAEAPRRYLAAALERLTSMRAEDRSFVRSEAPLGAVACSYLDALLERDRRRAVRAIREALDAGAPIKDIYAHVLQPCQYELGRRWQLRQISIAGEHYCTAVTQMILGQLYPLVVSGDRAGRRLVATAVDGNLHEIGARFVADFFEMAGWDTFYLGASTPAEHVIQEVVQRKADVLAISAALSDQLSSVRQVITAARGDDRCGGVVVLVGGHPFRVVDDLWRQLGADGSAPNAERAVRTAEQLLAARSA, encoded by the coding sequence ATGGTGACCACAGAGCGTGACAGGGCGGCCGATGAGCTCGTCGCTCGCCGTGAATCGTTGAGGGACGCCGCGCTCGCCCGCCTCGAGGCCGCGTCCGTCGCGCCGCGCGCCTTCGGAGCGCGCGGCGAGCGCGAGGCGCTCTCGCGCTGCCACGTGGACCTCGCGGCGCACATCGACGCCCTCGCGGCGGCGCTCCGCGCTGCGGGCGCCCAGCAGCTCTGCGAGTACTGCGCGTTCACCGCGGTGTTCCTCGAAGCGATCGGGGTGCCCCGGCGCGCGCTCAGCGCCGCGCTCGACGCCCTGAGCGAGAGCATCGGCGAGCAGCTCGATCCGGCGCTCGCTTCGGTGGCGCAGGACGCGCTGGCCGCGGGCCGGGAGCGCCTCTGCGCCTCGCCCCTCGTGACGCCGGCCGCGCTGGCGGCCATCCCCGAGCCCCCGTGCGCCGCCGGCGAGGCCGGCTCGGCGGCGGAGGCCATCGAGCGCTCGGCGGCGCGCATCGCGCCGATGAGCGTCGCGCTCAGCTTCGTGCGGCGCCCGGCGGACGCGCTCGCCGCCGACGCGAAGCGCGCCCTCTGCCTCGACGATGCCAGGCGCCACGTCGCGCAGCTCGCCGCGGCGGTCGACCAGGAGTCGCCGGAGCTCTTCAGCGCCTATGCGGAGTGGGCGCAAACGCTGCTGGTGCAGCACGGCCTCGACCCCGCCGAGCTCGCGGCCTACCTCCGCGCGCTCGACGACGTCGTAGCGCTCACGCTGCCGGAGCGCCTCGCCGAGGCGCCGCGGCGGTACCTGGCGGCGGCGCTCGAGCGGCTCACCTCGATGCGCGCCGAGGATCGCAGCTTCGTCCGCTCGGAGGCGCCGCTCGGGGCCGTCGCGTGCAGCTACCTCGACGCGCTGCTCGAGCGCGACAGGAGGCGAGCGGTGCGGGCCATCCGGGAGGCGCTCGACGCGGGCGCGCCGATCAAGGACATCTATGCTCACGTGCTGCAGCCGTGCCAGTACGAGCTGGGCCGGCGCTGGCAGCTCCGTCAGATCAGCATCGCCGGGGAGCACTACTGCACGGCGGTCACGCAGATGATCCTGGGCCAGCTCTATCCGCTCGTCGTCAGCGGCGATCGCGCCGGCCGTCGCCTCGTGGCCACCGCCGTGGACGGCAACCTCCACGAGATCGGCGCGCGCTTCGTCGCCGATTTCTTCGAAATGGCTGGGTGGGACACGTTCTATCTCGGGGCCAGCACGCCGGCCGAGCACGTGATCCAGGAGGTCGTCCAGCGGAAGGCCGACGTCCTCGCGATCTCGGCCGCGCTGAGCGACCAGCTCTCGAGCGTCCGCCAGGTGATCACCGCGGCGCGCGGCGACGATCGCTGCGGGGGCGTCGTCGTCCTGGTCGGCGGCCACCCGTTCCGCGTCGTCGACGACCTCTGGAGGCAGCTCGGGGCCGACGGCTCGGCGCCGAACGCGGAGCGGGCCGTCCGCAC